CGGCTGGGGCTGGTGCCCGTCTGCGGCGACCTTTTTGGCGACGCCGACCTGCCCGACGTCAGCGTCGGGCAGGTCGCGCGGTCGTTTCCCCGCGACCTGGTCCGTATCGCGGATCAGGCGCCGGCCGGTCCCTGGATGTACACAGGTGGTCTGGAAAACCATCCGCGCGTCGTCGCCAGAATCTCGCGGCGGCGCGAGCTGCTGGGCAATTCGCCGGCCAACCTGCGCAAGCTACGCGATCCGTTCACGTTGGGCCGCGTGCTCGATGACGCCGGTTTCCTTTTTCCTGAATGTCGCGATTCGAGCGACGGGCTGCCGCGCGACGGCCGTTGGTTGCGAAAGCACCGGCGGTCGAGCGGAGGTCTGCGCGTCGAGCGATGGTCGGGCGAGCGCGGGTCGTCCGAGGCACGCGGCTCCTATTATCAGCGCTACCTCGACGGCCTGCCGCTGGGGGCGGCGTATATAGCCGCGGCCGGGCGATCGCGCCTTCTCGGCGTCAGCGAGCAGGTCGTGGCCGGCACTCCGCAAGCGCCGTTTCGCTATGGCGGGTCGATTGCGCCCATCAAGCTGCCGCCACAGCAGCACGAATATCTGTCGGCACTCGGCGAGGTGCTGGCTCGTCAATTCGACTTGCGGGGTCTGTTCGGCGTCGATCTGATTGCGGCGGCCGACTGTCTTTGGGCCATCGAAGTCAACCCGCGCTACACCGCTTCGGTCGAACTGTTCGAGCGAGCATATTCGTTCAATGCCATTGAACTGCACCTCGCCGCGTGCCGCGATGGTCGGCTGCCGGATCTACAGACGAAGCCGCACGCGCGATGTTACGGCAAGTCGATTCTCTACGCCGACCGTCCGCAACGTGTGACGAATACACTCACATCCGCACTGTGTGGCCTCAACGCATCGGGCATGTGGCCGACAGTGGCCGACATTCCGCGTGCCGGGACGGAGATCACGACGGGTCAACCGGTGGTCACCGTGTTTGCCGAAGCCGCGGACCGGTCGACGTTGGGAGTCGCGCTACACCGCAGGATGGAGGACGTTCGATTCCTACTCGGCGCGTGAGGGTTCGGCATCAGGTTTCAGACGCCTGGCGCCTGATGCCCGACGCCTCAATTCGCGGGCGTGTTTTGTTCGTTTCCGGGCGGCTTGGCGCGCAACGCCAGGTGCGGTTGCGGCCGCGGATGGGGTGCGTCGAAAAGACGCCGCAAGATCAGCCGGCCGACGAGGCGCGGTCGGGCATGGCTCGTACGCATGGTCATGTTGGCACCTTTGCTCTCTGTCTCTCCCTCGCTCCCTCTCCCTTTCTTCCCTCGCCGACCGTCGGCCTCGCACGCCGCCGCCCTCAGGACTGTGGCGGCGGCCGCGCGAGTGCCAAACGCAGGACGACGACCGACCGCTTACAGGGCCGGTTGCACGGTCGTCATCGGACCGGGCAATCCGCTCTCCATGCTCGGAGCGCCCATGCACGGATCGGTATAGGTGCTCGCGGCAGGATAAGCCTCCGTGGCCGGATAGCCGGTCGCGCCAGTCGCGCACGGATTGCACTGCGCGCCGCGATTGAACCAGCGCCAGCAGCCGGCGGTGCTCGCCGTCAGCAGCGCCAAGGCCGTCAAAATCAAGAGCCTCTTCATGGCTTGTCTTCCCTTTCAGAAAAATCGGAACTGCCGGGCGAGGCTGTGGGGTCAAGCAACTCTACAACACGCCGCACGATGTGCAAACGCAACGCACGGATTTTTTTCACCGAGCGTTGCCGTTTGCCATCACGCCCCGGTTTTAGCGGGTACATTTCAATAGCCCGGCGGTTCTCCGGCCGGGCGGCAACCGACGAAGGCATGAATTGGCAACTTCGATGCGGCAGCGTTTCGCTTTGATCCTGATGCTCCAGTTCGCGGCCTGGGCGGTGCTTGGCGGCCGCGCCGCCGCCGTCGAGCGCGCGGCCGACCCACGGAGCGCGGAGACGCCTTCGCAACAAGGCTCTCTAGGGAACGCCCTCCGTGGCGTTCCGCCCTCTGTAGGGAACGCCCTCCGTGGCGTTCCGCGGCCAACCGAGGGATTTTCCCTTGTTTTGCCCCGGAACGCCACGGAGGGCGTTCCCTACACAGCCAGCGACGTTACTCGCGCGGATAGTTATCCGCAGACCGCCGCACCAATGGTCCCCAGCCAGCTCTGGCTGGTCAGCACCCGTTCGTTGCCCCACGGGCCGCCCGGCTCCTCGCGCCGCGCGGTGCCTGAGGTCAGCCGATATGAGCAAGACGTCTGGCAGCCGTCGTCGCTCGACGATCTCATGGCCGCGCGCGATCCGCGGCTGACCACCGTCGTGCTGGTCCACGGCAACGACACCGACGACGACCAGGCGCGCAGCAAAGGACTGGGGGTGTATCCCTCGCTGGTCGAACGGGCCGACCAACCCTTTCGCTTGATCATCTGGTCGTGGCCGGCCGATTACGTCCGCGGCAGTATGCGGCAGGACGTTCGCGTCAAAGCCGAACGGGCCGATTTCGATGCCTTTTATCTGGCGCAGTTCATCGACGAGCTCAACGGCAGCGACCCGGTCAGCCTCGTGGGCTATAGCCTGGGGGCGCGCGTGACTACCGGCGCCTTGCACCTGCTGGGCGGCGGCCCGTTGGCGGGAAGAAGCATGGCTGCCGAGCGCCGCGCGGGTCGGCCTCCCCTCCGCGCGGTGTTGATGGCCGCCGCCGTCGACGAAGACTGGCTGTTGCCCGGTCGCCGGCAGGGCCACGCCCTGGACGTCGTCGAGCGCATGGTGTTGCTGGTCAACCCGCGAGACCGCGTGTTGCGCTGGTATCGCTTCCTTTCTCCCGGCCGCGGGGCCGCCGCGCTCGGCTCGCGGGGATTTACGTCGTTGGCCACGTTGGGCGCGCTGCGTCAAAAAATCGAGCAGATCAACGTCAATCCGATGATCGGCGGCCAGCACGGCTGGGCAAGCTATGCCAGCTCGCCGGAGATTCTGGAACAACTGAAACGCGAGGTGATGATCGGCACCGTGCGGCGGAAGGAGCTGTTGGGCGGGCAGGTGGAAAGCCGGCGGTAGGGAAATCGCGAACGGCACAATGCCTGACGCGATCAAAGAAAACCAATCGTCTCGCTCCTACAATCCAGGACTGACCACCGCGGTGATCATGTTTCTACCCGCTGGGGCCTTTGCCATTCTTGAACTGTAAGTGACCGGCGAGGTTGGCTGGCGTTACCACGTGCTCGGACTACTGACGGCGATTGCGGGCCATGTGGCAATTGTCGGCTACTGTTTGCGCCGTACCAACCCGATGCGCCAGCCAGGAACGTGAAAAAGAGGGCAATACTTCGCTTGCGATTCGCGCATAGGGAAATCGGAACGGATTCAGCGAAGCTTTACGGCCCGCGAGACGTGAATCCCCGAGACCCGCGCTCCCTTCCGCGTTTCCCGTTTACCGTCTACCATTGAGTCATGGGAGTCGCTCAAGTCGTCATCGTCGGCCGCCCGAATGTGGGCAAATCGAGCCTGTTCAACTGGATCATCAACCGGCGCGTCGCCATTGTCGACGACCAGGCGGGCGTGACACGCGATCGTTTGACCCAACTGATGTGCGTCGGCGATCGCTACTTCGAGCTGGTCGATACCGGCGGCATCGGCATCGAAGATGTCGACAACCTGACCAGCCACATCGAAGAGCAGATCGAAACGGCGATTGAGTCGGCCAATATCATCCTGTTTGTGGTCGATACGCGCGACGGCCTGGTGCCGCTCGACGAGGACGTCGCCAAGCGGCTCCGCTACACCAAGGTGCCGGTGATCTGCGTGGCCAACAAGACCGACGCGGAACCGCTCGACGCCCAGGCCAATGAGTTCTATCGGCTGGGCCGGGGCAAGCTGGTCCGCGTCAGCACCCAGCAAAACCGCGGCAAGCAGGAGCTGCTCGATGAAATCTTCGAGCGTTTGCCCGACGAGACGGCCGAGGGACCGCCCCCGGAACCGATGATGAAAGTGGCCATCGTCGGCCGCCGCAACACGGGCAAGAGCACGTTCGTGAACACGCTGGCCCAGGCCGAGCGGATGATCGTCAGCGAGGTGCCGGGCACCACGCGCGACAGCGTCGACGTGCGGTTCGAGCTCGACGGCAAGGCGTTCATGGCCATCGACACGCCGGGCCTGCGCCGCCGCAAGAGCATCTCGACCGACATCGACTTTTACAGCACGCACCGGGCCGAGCGGAGCATTCGCCGGGCCGACGTGGTGTTGCTGTTCCTCGACGCCACCGAGCGAATCAGCAAGGTCGACAAGCAGCTTTGCGGCTACATCGCCGAACAATACAAACCGTGCATCTTCGTAGTCAACAAGTGGGACATGATGGCGGCCAGCCTGCCGACGGAAAAATGGGTCCACTACCTCCGCGACACCTTTCGCACCATGCGCTACGCGCCGATCGCTTTTGTCACCGGCAAGACCGGCAAGAACGTCAAGGCGTTGTTGAATCACGGCCAGATGCTGTTCAAGCAGGCCCGCACGCGGGTGAGCACCTCCGACCTGAACCGCCTGCTGAAAGCGGCGATCGAGAACAATCCGCCGCCCTTGTATCGCAACCGCCAGCCCAAGATCTATTATACCACGCAGGTGGGCGAGGAACCGCCCACGGTAGTGCTGTTTTGCAATCAGCCGCAAGCCATCAGCGAGAACTACCGCCGTTACCTGCTGGGCGTTTTCCGCGACAATCTGCCGTATGCCGAGGTGCCGATCAAGCTCTATTTGCGGAAGCGCGAGAGCGCCGAGCCAGCGGAGGCTGTGGAAGGAGAGAGGCAGCCGGCGGCAAAATAGGTCGGTGGCTGGGGCAGAAGCTGGCCGGGGTGCGGTCGTGCAATCCGTAAGACGCCGTCGGCCAGCGATGCCCCGGTGGTGCTGCTACCGGGGCATCGCTTGGCCGCAGGGCTTGTTGGCAAATCCAGCCCCACCCGGCCAAGCTCTGCCCCAGCCACCACCAATCCAGAATCCAAAATCCAAAATGATCGTCGGCGTTCCCAAAGAGATCAAACGCGATGAATACCGCGTCGCCATTCTGCCGGTCGGCGTCGAAGAGCTGACGCGGGCCGGGCACACCGTGCTGGTGCAATCCGGGGCGGGACTCGGTTCGGGGATTCCGGACGAGCGCTACGCCGAGCAGGGTGCCAGGCTCGTCGATCGGGCGGACGAGATCTTCGCTCAGGCCGAGTTGATCATGAAGGTCAAGGAGCCGTTGCCGGCCGAATGGCCCCTGCTGCGTAGAGGGCAGACCGTGTTCACCTATTTCCATTTTGCCGCCGACCGCGAGCTGACCGAGGCGGTGCTGGCATCGGGAGCGACGGCCGTGGCTTATGAAACGCTGCGCGACGATCGGGGCCGGCTGCCGCTGTTGACGCCGATGAGCGAGGTCGCCGGTCGCATGAGCATTCAAGAGGGGGCAAAGTATCTGGAGCGGCCGCAAATGGGGCGCGGCATTCTGTTGGGCGGCGTGCCCGGCGTGGCGCCGGCCCACATTACGGTTCTGGGTGGCGGCGTGGTGGGGGCCAACGCGGCCAAAGTGGCGGCCGGATTCGGGGCCAGCGTGGGCCTGCTCGACATCAACATGGACCGGCTGCGGTATCTCGACGACGTCATGCCGCCCAACGTCGATTGCCTGTTCAGCGACCGGCACACGATCCGCGAGCAGCTCAAGCGGGCCGACCTGGTGATCGGCGCCGTGCTGATTCCCGGCGCCAAAGCGCCCCGCCTGATCGACTACGACGACCTGAAACTGATGCAGCCGGGCAGCGTGATCATCGACGTGGCGATCGACCAGGGCGGTTGCGTGGCCACCAGCCGGCCGACGACGCACAGCGAGCCGACGTTCATCGTCGAGCAGGTGCTGCATTATTGCGTCACCAACATGCCCGGCGCCGTTGGCCGCACGAGCACCTACGCCTTGTGCAATGTGACCTTGCCGTGGGCCATGCAGATTGCCCGGCGGGGCATCGAAGCGGCCGCGCGGGCGCTGCCTCCCATCGCCAGCGCCGTCAACATTATGGACGGCGAAGTCACCAACGAAGCCGTCGCCGCCAGCTTCGCGTTTCCCTTCCGCCCGCGCTTCGCGGAAGCGTGAGCTATTCGATCGTTCTACGTCGCGCGGCCCGACCCAGGCTGGTCACCTCGCGGAGCGCCGCCCGTCATCGTACTCGGAACTCGGCGAAGGAGTCGGGTCACACGACCACCGCCAGATGGTCGAACTTAACCGTTTCACAGGAGCGACTGGAGCCTTTCAATGGCCTTCCGTTCTTCGCGGCGACGCTTGCTGCGCCGGCGCTTGCGGGAGGTGGTGGCTTTTGCGGCCGCCTCGCCTTTTGGAAGGCTGCCAACCCCGTCGAAGGCCGCAACGCTTGGCGCCGCGTCACGCCGCAGCTCCACCTCCAACACGGCGGAATTTGGAAGGCTGCCAGCCGTTTCGAAGGCTGCCATCCGCGGCGCCGCCGCGCCGTCCGAAACAGTTTGTTCCGCCACGCCCGAATCAGGAAGGCTGCCAACCGTTTCGAAGGCTGCCACGGTTTGCGACGATTCGTAACGCCGGAAGTAGCCGAGCAGTTTTTGGCTAGTTGAAAGCATCGTGATAGTTGCGCGAGCATGATCGAGCACAACAGTAGATGAGATTGTCGTCGCTGTCGTCACCGCCGGCGCACACGCGGTGGTAATGATCGACCGACAATGCGCCGGCCGAATCCGTCTCCGAGACGCCGCAGTAGCCGCACAAATGCGAGAATCTCGCCCTGACCTGCCGGTGTCGCTCGTGGGCCACGCGGCTTCATTCCTTGACGCCAAGCAACTGGCGCGTCCGTTCACTCAAGGCGGCTTCCGTTGCCGAAATCTCGGACTCAAGCTCGTCTCGGCGGGCGCGTAGCGCAGCTTCTTGCTGTTCGAGCTCCGCGATCGCGCGCTTGGCCGCCCCGAGCGCGGGCAACTCAGTGGGGGCGCACTCGGTGTCTTGAAGCCGTCGGAGCCAGTCCGCGTAAAACTGCCGATCGGCGTCAGACAGCGATTGCCCGCGAGTTGCTTTCAAATGCAACGGCCACCAACGGTCGTAATCGTGCTGATTCATAGCTGTCACTCCTCCGGCCATTTTACACCCCGGCGGCACCAACATCAATTTGCGCGGTTCAAGTCTATGGGTTCGCCAATGCGAGCCGCCGAGCCAAAGCAAAACCCGCCTCATTCTTAAGTGCAGAAAGGCCTGTCGATCTTCCGTAGCAGCTCCACGTCTTCAATCCGTCGAACCTCCGGAGGTCACGCGATGATCTCTTCCATCGGCTCGCCGTAATCGATCTCCAGCCGCTTGTGGCCCGGCACTTCCAGCCGCCGGGCGTCGAGACCGAGCTGCCGCATCAGCGTGGCGTGAACGTCGGTCACATAGTGCGGATGCTCGACGGCGTGGAATCCGATCTCGTCGGTCGCCCCGTGAACGACGCCCCCCTTCAGCCCGCCGCCCGCCATCAACACCGAAAATCCATAGGGATGATGATCGCGTCCGTTGCCGCCCTGCGAGCCGGGCGTGCGGCCAAACTCGGTGGCGAACACCACGATCGTCTCCTGCAGCATGCCCCGCTGCTTCAGGTCGGCCAGCAGCCCGGCGAGCGGCAGGTCGACCTGCGCCGCCAGGCCGGCGTGATTGGCCCGCAGGTTCGAGTGCGCGTCCCAGGCGCCCGCGGCGCCGTCGCCGTGCATGATCTGAATGAACCGCACGCCCCGCTCCACCAGCCGCCGCGACGCCAAAAGCTGCATGCCGAAGGGCCGCGTCGTCGGGTTGTCGAGGCCGTACGTTTTCTGCGTGGCCGCCGTCTCGCCGTCGAAGCGGATCACTTCGGGCACGGCCTGCTGCATGCGAAACGCCAGCTCGTAGCTTTTGAGCCTTGCCCGCAGCGATTCGTCGTCGGGATTTTTTTTGGCGGTGCTGCGATCGAGCCGGCCGATCAGGTCGAACTCCAACTCCTGTTCTTCGGGCGACAGGTCGAGTTGCGGCTTGGCGAAGGGGAGCGGGTTGGCCGGATCGACCGCCAGCGGCACCGCGTCGTAGGCGGGGCCGAGATAGTGCGCGTCGCGCGTGTCGAAGAACCGCGGCCCCATCGAAATGAACTGCGGCAGGTTCTCGTCGAGCGTGCCCAGGCCGTAGTTGATCCAGGCGCCGATGGTCGGAAAAAAGCCGTCGAGCATGTGCCGGCCGGAGTGAAACTGCACCTGCGCGCCGTGGTTGTCGTCGGTGGTCCACATCGAGCGGACGACGGCCAGGTCGTCGATGACGCCGCCGAGGCTCGGGAACCAGTCGCTCACCTCGATGCCGCTTTGACCGTGCTTCTTGAAGCCGACTTGCAGTGGATAGAGCACTTTTCGCTGCTGGCCGTTGGCGTCGTTCACCACGACCACGCGGACCTTCTTGAGCCGTTCCGGGTTTTGCACGCCGGCAAACGGCGTTTCGTCGATCGACTTGCCGGCGTACTGGTTGAGCGCCGGCTTCGGATCGAAGCTTTCCAGGTGGCTGACGCCGCCGCGCATGAAGAGCCAGATCACGCTCTTGGCCTTGGGCGGAAAGTGCGGCCGGCCATCGGGCCGCTGAAAGCCTTCGGCACCCTGCCCGTCACGGGCCAACAGCGCGGCCAGCGCGATGCCGGAGATTCCCCGCGCACCGTCAAAGAGGAACGATCGTCGCGACTGGCAGTGACATTGCGGGTGTTGGGGGAGCAGGTTCATGGCGATCAAGTTGAGTCCGGCAGTCATCCCAGCCCCGGCTACGGGGTCCCGCCATTTTTTCTGGAATCCTTCTTTTTCGATTTGCGCGGTTGCTTCACACCCTTCCGAGGCATGAAGTTTTCCAAAATTCGTCGTGCGGAATGCCGCGGCCCTCTCGAATGGATTTTCGAGACTTGTCGAGAATCGCTTGCAGGCGTGGCGAGTACGCCATCAAGAGTCGCTCGATCTCATCCTCATCATCGATGGCAACGAGAACGGCAACTGGCCTGCCGTCCCGCGTCACGACAATCGGCCCGGTTTCACTGGCCTCTACAAATGCATTGAACTGTGATCCTACTTCAGTGACTGACGCAATCTTCATAGCTCGATTTCCTTGCCGCCGATCAGCAGGCGTTCTCTAACTTTCTCCCCGGTAGCCAGGACGTGAACCGATCGGTCTTCTTCATCGACGTCGAGCATAGCTTAAGGCAAAAGGCGGCTTTGCCATATTCCTTTGATTCTGGCGAAGTAGTGCATGGCGTCAAGGCGTGGCAGCAGCATGCGTGTCTCCGGCTTCATGATAACTGCAACCCGGTAGCTCCGACACTCTGTGGCGGAGGTCGACGGTCGCCTTGCGACCGCAGTTTCCCGTCACGGAGTGCCGGGGTTGCTTGGCACGTCGCGCATTGTTGCGAGCGGCAGAGACGTTCGGTAACATGGTGACATGCACATGGATCAGCCGATCATCACCTCATCGCCCGATATTCTGAGCGGGGCGCCGGTGTTTGCCGGAACGCGCGTTCCGGTGCATACGCTCGTGGAGTACTTGGCTGCCGGCGACTCGATCGACGATTTTCTGGATGGCTTTCCATCCGTCTCGCGCGATCAAGTCATCGCATTCTTGAGCCGAGCTGAAGATCTCGTCTGCGGTCCGCGAAGTTGAACGTGCTCCTTGACGAATGTGTCGATGCCCGCCGTGCGCGCGAGATCGTCGGCCATCACGTTCAGACGGTGCCCCAAGTCGGTTGGGCGGGACTTAACGACGGCGAGATTCTCAAGAATGCCGAGAGACGATTCGACGCGCTCGTGACGACCGATGCCAACCTTGAGTTCCAACAGAACCTGGCGAGTTTCAATCTCGCTGTAATCGTGCTTCGTGCGGCAACAAACCGGCTAGCGGACTTGAAACCGTTGGTTCCCGAGTTGCTCTCGGTGCTGCCCACGGCCCCGAAGCGTCAAGCGACCTACGTTCGCGCGTAAACCCTAAGCCGTCATCGGATTGTCACAAAGTCGTTGTGGTTCAGCAACGCATGAACCAAATCTTCGCGAGCGCGCGCTTCGGGCAGCGGGTGATTCTGGGTCGTCAATAACTGCTTGATCCGCGACAAAGATTCTAAACAGGCGGCGCGCTCCTCACCGTCGGGCAAACGGCAAAGAACTGTCTCGAACGCCGCGTCGACGAACAGGGCGTCATCGACCGGGCCAAGTTCCAGGTTCAGCCGCCCGGCGAGTTGCCGGGCCATGGCCAGCGTCAAGCGGCTGTTGGCCATGGTCAGCGCCTGCTGCGGCACAATGCTCTCGGTGCGGCGATAACAGCGGAAAATATCGGCGTCGTCGAACATCGACAGGAACTCATGGCGGTGGTCGCGCGAGTGCGTGAAGTACAGGCTGCGGCGAAAAACGGTCACGTCTTGCTTGGGGTCGAGGGTCGGGCCGCCCATCGCCGGATCGAGCGCGCCGGCAAGCTGCAACAGACTATCTCGAACGACCTGCGACTCCATCCGCATCGGCCGCCGTCGCCAAAAAAAGGCGTTGTCGGGGTCGCTTTTGACCGTGGCTTCCTCCGCGCCGGCAATCGACGTGCTCAGCCGGTAGGCTCGCGACGTCACCATCAGACGGTGCAGGTGCTTCATGCTCCAACCGGCGTCCATCAGCTCCACCGCCAGCCAGTCGAGCAGGTCGATGAGCGGCGGCCGCGGCGCGCGGCGGCCAAAGTCTTCGACCGACTCGACCAGCGGCTGCCCGAAGTGACGCATCCAGATTTGGTTCACCGCCACGCGGGCCGTGAGCGGGTTGTCGCGACGGGCGATCCATCGGGCAAGCGCCGTGCGCCGGCCGGTGCTGGCGTGGGGATAAGGCGCATCGCGGGAGTCGGCCTTTTCATCCGGCCCTTCCAAGGCCTTGAGCGAAGCACGGATCGGGATGTACTTGTCGCCCGGCTGTGCAACCGCCGCCTCAGCTTTGGCGAGCGCCTCACGGGCGGCATGGAGCTGCTTTTCTACTTCGGGCCGGGCCTTGTCGTCGGCCGCAGCCAGTCTCTGCTCGGCCAATGCGAGCTGCTCGGCCGTTTTGGCCAGTTCATATCGCCGGCTGGCCAGCGCGGCGGCGGTCACGAGTTTCATGATCTCGTCGCCCGGCATGTCGCGAGACTGAGCCACCGCGGCGGCATGGGCGGCGCGCAATTGATCCGGCCGCAACTCGGCAGCCAAGAGCGTTTTTTCCGCAACGGCCGCCGCGAGTCGGGCGGCCGCGGTCGTCAGTGGTTGGTCACTGCCGGAAGCCGGGACGAGCGGCGATTGCTCGGCGTCGCGTTGTTCGGCCGCCGCCAAATCGTCGCGGGCCTTGGCCAGCGCGGCCCGCTTCAGGTCGATCTCCCGATCGGTGGCCCGTAATTGATCGTCGAGCACAAACGGCTGCACCGCGGGACTGAACGACTCCGGCGGCAAATCAATCGGCGAAACCGCGAACTCGCCGGCCAGCGCCGCAGGCGCGCCCGGATCGATCGAACGGCTCTTATCGGGATCTTTTTCATTGCCGCGGCGGTGCAGCCAGGTCGTCGCGTCGAGATGGGCGTCGAACGCTCGCGGCAGGCCGTCGCGCTCCAAATCGACCTCGCCGGGGCAAACATCGAGCCGCACCTGGTGTGGTTCGAAGACCGCCCGCAGGCGATAGTAGTCGAGCTGCGAAAGCGGGTCGTATTTGTGGTCGTGGCACTTGGCGCAGTTGATCGTCAGGCCCAGAAACGCTTTGGCCGTGTGTTCGATCGTGTCGTCGAGCCAGGTCGTGCGGTTGAAGAGATAATAGTTGCGGGCCAAAAAGCCCGTGGCCCGCAGCACGTCGCGGTCGGCGGGCGACACTTCGTCGCCGGCCAGCATCTCGACAATCATCCGGTCGTAACCCTTATCGGCATTGAGCGACTCGACGATCCAATCGCGCCAATGCCAGAGATGCTTCTGGCTGTTGCGCAATTGGTCGCCCAGGCCGAACCAGTCGCTGTAACGCCAGACGTCCATCCAATGCCTCCCCCATCGCTCGCCATACCGCGGACTGCCCAGCAGACGATCGACGACCCGCTCGTAGGCGTCGGCCCGCTCGTCCGTCAGAAAGGCGTGCAGCTCGTCGCGCCTCGGCGGCAGGCCGATCAGATCGAGATAGACCCGCCGCAAGAGCAACGACTTCGGCGTTTCGCCCACGGGTTTCAACTCCAGCCGCTCCTGCTCGGCCGCCAGCAGGGCGTCGATCGGGTTTCGCAGGCCGGGCGACTGCGCGGCGGGTGACACTGCCGCATCCGGGCCGGCGGGACGCCGACGCCGCAACGCGGGCCGTTGCGGCCGTTGAAACGCCCAATGTTGTCGCGGATCCGCTTCCGGTTGCTCGTCGGTCGGTGCCGGCGCCCCCGCGGCAATCCACGCCGAGAGCCGGGCGATTTGTTCGGGCGTGAGCGGCTTTCCTTCCGGCGGCATTCGCTCCGCCTCGTCGGCGGCGGCAACGCGCTTCAGCAGCAGGCTTTGCTCGACGTTGCGGGCCACGACCGCCGGCCCACTGTCGCCGCCCTGGAGCAACGCGGCCGCGGTATCGGCGCGCAATCCGCTTTCTTGCTTGAGCGCCCCATGACAGGCGAAACAGCGTTCTTTAAGCAGGGGTTTGACTTCGCGCAAATAATCGACGGCCTTCGCCGCCGGCGAGGTCGAAAGCCAAACCGCGATAGTGATGACCGTCAGGTTTCGCACAAGCAACCCAGGCATGCCCCCATCATCGCCCAAGCGTCCGGCAAAAATCAACTGTCGGATTCCGACAGTTGGCCAATGGTGGGGGCAAGCCCCGTGGTGGCGGGTCCGGATCGACGCCGATCTTCATCGCCGCGCGAATCGCCGCCAGGCAGGCGCCGCGATCGGTGCGGAAATCCAGAAGACCAGCAAGACTTCGACGGAGTATCGCAAAACCGAAAACGAAACGCACGAGGTCGAGCGCGGGGGCGACTACGAAA
This DNA window, taken from Pirellulales bacterium, encodes the following:
- the der gene encoding ribosome biogenesis GTPase Der — its product is MGVAQVVIVGRPNVGKSSLFNWIINRRVAIVDDQAGVTRDRLTQLMCVGDRYFELVDTGGIGIEDVDNLTSHIEEQIETAIESANIILFVVDTRDGLVPLDEDVAKRLRYTKVPVICVANKTDAEPLDAQANEFYRLGRGKLVRVSTQQNRGKQELLDEIFERLPDETAEGPPPEPMMKVAIVGRRNTGKSTFVNTLAQAERMIVSEVPGTTRDSVDVRFELDGKAFMAIDTPGLRRRKSISTDIDFYSTHRAERSIRRADVVLLFLDATERISKVDKQLCGYIAEQYKPCIFVVNKWDMMAASLPTEKWVHYLRDTFRTMRYAPIAFVTGKTGKNVKALLNHGQMLFKQARTRVSTSDLNRLLKAAIENNPPPLYRNRQPKIYYTTQVGEEPPTVVLFCNQPQAISENYRRYLLGVFRDNLPYAEVPIKLYLRKRESAEPAEAVEGERQPAAK
- a CDS encoding ATP-grasp domain-containing protein, with the protein product MGTPLLIVGASVRAAAQSAVRLGLVPVCGDLFGDADLPDVSVGQVARSFPRDLVRIADQAPAGPWMYTGGLENHPRVVARISRRRELLGNSPANLRKLRDPFTLGRVLDDAGFLFPECRDSSDGLPRDGRWLRKHRRSSGGLRVERWSGERGSSEARGSYYQRYLDGLPLGAAYIAAAGRSRLLGVSEQVVAGTPQAPFRYGGSIAPIKLPPQQHEYLSALGEVLARQFDLRGLFGVDLIAAADCLWAIEVNPRYTASVELFERAYSFNAIELHLAACRDGRLPDLQTKPHARCYGKSILYADRPQRVTNTLTSALCGLNASGMWPTVADIPRAGTEITTGQPVVTVFAEAADRSTLGVALHRRMEDVRFLLGA
- a CDS encoding DUF433 domain-containing protein — encoded protein: MHMDQPIITSSPDILSGAPVFAGTRVPVHTLVEYLAAGDSIDDFLDGFPSVSRDQVIAFLSRAEDLVCGPRS
- a CDS encoding DUF5615 family PIN-like protein; this translates as MLLDECVDARRAREIVGHHVQTVPQVGWAGLNDGEILKNAERRFDALVTTDANLEFQQNLASFNLAVIVLRAATNRLADLKPLVPELLSVLPTAPKRQATYVRA
- a CDS encoding DUF1501 domain-containing protein, whose product is MNLLPQHPQCHCQSRRSFLFDGARGISGIALAALLARDGQGAEGFQRPDGRPHFPPKAKSVIWLFMRGGVSHLESFDPKPALNQYAGKSIDETPFAGVQNPERLKKVRVVVVNDANGQQRKVLYPLQVGFKKHGQSGIEVSDWFPSLGGVIDDLAVVRSMWTTDDNHGAQVQFHSGRHMLDGFFPTIGAWINYGLGTLDENLPQFISMGPRFFDTRDAHYLGPAYDAVPLAVDPANPLPFAKPQLDLSPEEQELEFDLIGRLDRSTAKKNPDDESLRARLKSYELAFRMQQAVPEVIRFDGETAATQKTYGLDNPTTRPFGMQLLASRRLVERGVRFIQIMHGDGAAGAWDAHSNLRANHAGLAAQVDLPLAGLLADLKQRGMLQETIVVFATEFGRTPGSQGGNGRDHHPYGFSVLMAGGGLKGGVVHGATDEIGFHAVEHPHYVTDVHATLMRQLGLDARRLEVPGHKRLEIDYGEPMEEIIA
- a CDS encoding type II toxin-antitoxin system Phd/YefM family antitoxin, with product MKIASVTEVGSQFNAFVEASETGPIVVTRDGRPVAVLVAIDDEDEIERLLMAYSPRLQAILDKSRKSIREGRGIPHDEFWKTSCLGRV
- the ald gene encoding alanine dehydrogenase; translated protein: MIVGVPKEIKRDEYRVAILPVGVEELTRAGHTVLVQSGAGLGSGIPDERYAEQGARLVDRADEIFAQAELIMKVKEPLPAEWPLLRRGQTVFTYFHFAADRELTEAVLASGATAVAYETLRDDRGRLPLLTPMSEVAGRMSIQEGAKYLERPQMGRGILLGGVPGVAPAHITVLGGGVVGANAAKVAAGFGASVGLLDINMDRLRYLDDVMPPNVDCLFSDRHTIREQLKRADLVIGAVLIPGAKAPRLIDYDDLKLMQPGSVIIDVAIDQGGCVATSRPTTHSEPTFIVEQVLHYCVTNMPGAVGRTSTYALCNVTLPWAMQIARRGIEAAARALPPIASAVNIMDGEVTNEAVAASFAFPFRPRFAEA